In Chryseobacterium camelliae, one DNA window encodes the following:
- a CDS encoding putative signal transducing protein — protein MSELVRFKFYENALAANRDKQILADAGINSFIANEQLIQSDWLLSQAVGGIQLQVFDEDLEKAQKALQDYQENEQFSLEVEHTIENPDYDFTCPKCGSNHIYRDDSATSFFGISILTSHTFICYYCGNEFSHA, from the coding sequence ATGTCAGAATTAGTTCGTTTTAAGTTTTATGAAAATGCCCTTGCTGCCAACAGGGACAAGCAAATCCTTGCCGATGCAGGCATTAACAGCTTTATTGCGAACGAACAGCTTATCCAGTCGGACTGGCTGCTGTCGCAGGCCGTTGGAGGCATTCAGTTGCAGGTCTTTGATGAAGATCTTGAAAAAGCGCAGAAGGCCTTACAGGATTATCAGGAAAACGAACAGTTTTCCCTGGAGGTAGAACATACCATTGAGAATCCGGATTATGATTTTACCTGTCCGAAATGCGGCTCTAACCATATCTACCGGGACGACAGCGCAACCAGCTTTTTCGGCATCTCTATCCTGACCAGCCATACATTCATCTGCTATTATTGCGGCAATGAGTTTTCTCATGCCTGA
- a CDS encoding fumarylacetoacetate hydrolase family protein produces MKIICIGRNYSEHAKELGNDIPEKPVIFMKPDTAVLKGNDFYIPEFSDDVHYELEVVLKISKGGKYIQKEAAHKHYEEIGLGIDFTARDLQSELKSKGLPWELAKGFDGSAVVGSFFKKASYDLNTLQFSLLKNKEKVQDGNTKDMMFTFDDIIAFVSQYFTLRVGDLIFTGTPKGVGKVEENDVLEAFLEDQKVIDIRVL; encoded by the coding sequence ATGAAGATCATCTGTATAGGAAGAAACTACAGTGAACACGCCAAAGAACTGGGCAACGACATTCCCGAGAAGCCGGTCATCTTTATGAAACCGGATACTGCCGTCCTAAAGGGAAATGACTTTTACATCCCTGAATTTTCAGATGATGTGCATTACGAACTGGAAGTTGTGCTTAAGATTTCGAAAGGCGGAAAGTACATCCAGAAGGAAGCAGCACACAAGCATTATGAAGAAATCGGGCTGGGTATTGATTTTACGGCACGAGATCTCCAGAGCGAACTAAAATCCAAGGGGCTTCCATGGGAACTGGCCAAAGGATTTGACGGTTCTGCCGTAGTTGGAAGCTTTTTTAAGAAAGCATCCTATGACCTGAATACCCTTCAGTTTTCATTGCTTAAAAACAAAGAAAAGGTACAGGATGGGAATACGAAAGATATGATGTTCACTTTCGATGACATTATCGCTTTCGTATCCCAGTATTTCACATTACGGGTAGGCGACCTCATCTTTACCGGAACTCCTAAAGGCGTTGGCAAAGTGGAGGAAAATGATGTTTTGGAAGCATTTCTGGAAGACCAGAAGGTGATTGATATACGTGTGTTGTGA
- a CDS encoding universal stress protein, whose protein sequence is MINIVVPVDFGDKTEQLINGAVKFAKDVNGKIYLIHVAPSDIGFAIGDMGFQYFPEVEENEIREELVQLNKIQQKIIAQGVESEHLLKQGIAKDLILEYAHDKNADYIVVGSHGRSELYDVFVGSLTKGLTKSSDIPLLVLPIQE, encoded by the coding sequence ATGATTAATATTGTAGTGCCCGTAGATTTTGGTGATAAAACAGAACAGCTCATTAATGGTGCTGTAAAATTTGCCAAAGATGTTAACGGAAAGATTTACCTGATCCATGTTGCACCTTCAGATATCGGTTTTGCGATCGGTGATATGGGTTTTCAGTATTTTCCGGAAGTAGAAGAAAATGAAATCAGGGAAGAACTGGTTCAGCTGAATAAGATCCAGCAGAAAATTATTGCCCAGGGAGTTGAAAGCGAGCATCTCCTGAAACAGGGAATCGCTAAGGATCTGATTCTGGAGTATGCGCATGATAAAAACGCAGACTACATCGTGGTAGGCTCGCACGGAAGAAGCGAACTGTATGATGTTTTTGTAGGAAGCCTTACCAAAGGCCTGACGAAAAGTTCAGATATCCCTCTGCTGGTACTGCCTATCCAGGAATAA
- a CDS encoding DUF6341 family protein: MTSFFLFLSKVFKWTFGFFDAFGNVLNWILFIVCCTLFTYWCYVLVSRLGNNKDKDYHSPTEGKHPYYDPEIYKKEG, encoded by the coding sequence ATGACGTCTTTCTTTCTATTCTTAAGCAAAGTTTTCAAATGGACATTCGGTTTCTTTGATGCGTTTGGCAATGTTTTAAACTGGATTCTTTTTATTGTTTGCTGCACATTGTTCACATACTGGTGCTATGTATTGGTATCGAGACTGGGGAACAACAAAGACAAAGACTACCATTCTCCTACTGAAGGGAAACACCCTTATTATGATCCTGAGATCTATAAAAAAGAAGGTTAA
- a CDS encoding DUF6427 family protein, with protein MFKLLSKESNIFSIPVYIGFLLLVVIIFNILNFNTYEAIIEAITFLGIALAYFCFHTIALNYQTHLPLFLYTFFIFSLYPGSLDIGIAVALLTNSFLLLLLTSTDEDIRKKSYVLVGSIIALNFIFLPTTWPMAFFVIIHLIATSERIGLNLFRFLLGIMLIAFSYFSVMFFFNFRSWNLDYFPFGAMKIVTDYTELFPLIPIALLLIYAVYDHFRNYNKKSPVSRYKYTFLLVFSLAQLISIVLYMNKSYEYLLLLAFPSSIILSRMLRFMPKYWMQEISLWAIIISLVTFKAGNYFQLF; from the coding sequence ATGTTTAAATTACTTTCAAAAGAAAGCAATATTTTTTCAATCCCTGTTTATATTGGTTTTCTTCTTTTGGTAGTTATTATATTTAACATCCTGAATTTCAACACTTACGAAGCAATTATTGAAGCAATTACCTTTCTCGGGATTGCCTTGGCATATTTTTGCTTCCATACCATTGCCCTGAATTACCAGACGCATCTGCCGCTGTTTCTTTATACATTTTTTATCTTCAGCCTTTATCCCGGTAGCCTGGATATAGGGATTGCCGTAGCACTGCTCACGAACTCCTTCCTCCTGCTTTTGCTTACGAGTACCGATGAGGACATCAGGAAGAAATCCTATGTTCTGGTAGGGTCTATTATCGCCCTTAATTTTATATTTTTACCTACTACCTGGCCTATGGCGTTTTTTGTCATTATCCACCTCATAGCCACCTCGGAAAGGATCGGACTGAACCTTTTCAGGTTTCTGCTGGGAATCATGCTGATTGCCTTCAGTTATTTTTCTGTGATGTTCTTCTTCAATTTCAGGTCATGGAACCTGGATTATTTCCCCTTCGGAGCGATGAAGATCGTTACAGATTATACCGAGCTGTTCCCATTGATTCCTATTGCTTTGCTGCTGATCTACGCTGTTTATGACCACTTCAGAAACTACAACAAAAAAAGCCCGGTAAGCCGGTATAAATATACTTTCCTGCTGGTGTTTTCACTGGCACAGCTGATCTCCATTGTTCTGTATATGAACAAAAGTTATGAGTATTTACTGCTCCTGGCCTTCCCGTCCAGCATTATCCTGAGCCGCATGCTGAGGTTCATGCCTAAATACTGGATGCAGGAAATAAGCCTGTGGGCTATTATTATCAGCCTGGTGACTTTCAAAGCCGGCAATTATTTCCAATTATTTTAA
- a CDS encoding DUF3109 family protein, which translates to MIQIDDKLISEDIFSEEFVCNLTKCKGACCVEGDVGAPLDKDELEILNNIFDKIKPYLTQEGIKALEEQGTWTTDPMDGMYVTPMVEDRECAYVTFDANGITKCGIEKAYEDGAIDWQKPISCHLYPIRITEYSTFTALNYHEWSVCSDACTLGRELQVPVYKFLKTPLTRKYGEEFYTVLSEAAEEWKKEYGS; encoded by the coding sequence ATGATTCAGATTGACGATAAATTGATTTCAGAGGATATATTTTCCGAAGAATTTGTCTGTAACCTTACGAAATGTAAAGGTGCATGTTGCGTAGAAGGTGATGTAGGAGCCCCGCTCGACAAAGATGAGCTGGAAATCCTCAACAATATTTTTGACAAGATCAAACCTTACCTTACCCAAGAAGGCATCAAGGCCCTGGAAGAACAGGGAACATGGACCACAGACCCAATGGATGGCATGTATGTAACCCCAATGGTGGAAGACCGTGAATGTGCCTATGTTACTTTTGATGCGAACGGTATTACAAAATGCGGTATTGAAAAAGCCTATGAAGACGGAGCCATAGACTGGCAGAAGCCGATTTCCTGCCACCTGTACCCTATCCGGATTACAGAATACTCTACATTTACAGCCCTAAATTATCATGAATGGAGCGTATGCAGTGATGCATGCACCCTGGGAAGAGAACTTCAGGTGCCTGTTTACAAATTCCTTAAGACCCCGCTGACCCGTAAGTACGGTGAAGAATTTTATACGGTGTTAAGCGAAGCTGCTGAAGAATGGAAAAAAGAATACGGTTCCTGA
- a CDS encoding trigger factor — protein sequence MKVTAQNHDDVSALLTVTLEKSDYKEKVEKQLINYAKNAQVPGFRKGKVPLSMVRRQYEAGIAFEEINKQVSDALNGYVNENKLRLVGQPVPQPVNEFDYNADQLEVAFEVGYEPEFTIDLSKYEAPHYKVEASEKEINKSIENMQKRFAEQEPQEKINKDSYIALEISQVVEEGAEGEHHHQPKSTVITAENKEAFKLVKSLKMDGTVKVSKETLAGNEELAKELGFSKDEVEHLHHDEVEVKVKDFYSLKLAELNQELFDKVYGEGNITSEEALKEKVKSELDEYFQQNADVHFVNKVLEQVTEKEEVKLPEAFLVKWLVFSNQNIQSEEQAKEILEAEKNQLKYQIIEGKLMTDNDVKIDYADVLAQAEQLVRNQLAIYGIHHLGDEEIQSYAVEMLKDQEQVRQISSEVAMAKLKDVILEKADKKETVISHDEFLEELKK from the coding sequence ATGAAGGTTACCGCACAAAACCATGATGACGTAAGTGCATTGCTTACCGTAACATTGGAAAAATCTGACTACAAAGAAAAAGTAGAAAAGCAGTTGATTAATTATGCTAAAAATGCGCAAGTTCCTGGTTTCAGAAAAGGGAAAGTGCCTTTAAGTATGGTTAGAAGACAATATGAAGCAGGGATTGCATTCGAAGAAATCAACAAGCAGGTTTCCGATGCCCTGAATGGCTATGTAAACGAAAACAAACTGAGACTTGTAGGGCAGCCGGTTCCTCAGCCAGTCAATGAATTCGATTACAATGCAGATCAGCTGGAAGTAGCTTTTGAAGTAGGGTATGAGCCTGAATTCACCATAGATCTTTCTAAATATGAAGCGCCTCACTACAAAGTGGAAGCTTCTGAAAAAGAGATCAACAAGAGCATTGAGAACATGCAGAAGCGTTTCGCAGAGCAGGAGCCTCAGGAAAAAATCAATAAAGATTCCTATATCGCACTGGAAATCTCTCAGGTAGTTGAGGAGGGTGCGGAAGGTGAACACCACCACCAGCCGAAAAGTACTGTGATTACCGCAGAAAACAAGGAGGCTTTCAAATTGGTAAAGTCCCTTAAAATGGACGGAACCGTAAAAGTTTCCAAAGAAACTCTTGCGGGTAATGAAGAGCTGGCTAAAGAATTAGGATTCAGCAAAGACGAAGTGGAGCACCTGCACCATGACGAAGTTGAAGTAAAAGTAAAAGACTTCTACAGCCTTAAATTAGCCGAACTGAACCAGGAACTTTTTGATAAAGTATACGGAGAAGGAAACATCACTTCCGAAGAAGCTCTTAAAGAAAAAGTAAAGTCTGAACTGGACGAATATTTCCAGCAGAATGCTGACGTTCATTTCGTAAACAAAGTATTGGAGCAGGTAACGGAGAAAGAAGAAGTAAAACTTCCGGAAGCGTTCCTGGTAAAATGGTTGGTATTCTCTAACCAGAACATCCAGTCTGAAGAGCAGGCTAAAGAAATCCTTGAAGCAGAGAAAAACCAGTTGAAATATCAGATCATCGAAGGTAAACTGATGACGGATAACGATGTGAAAATTGACTACGCTGATGTATTGGCTCAGGCTGAACAATTGGTAAGAAACCAGTTGGCTATCTACGGAATCCACCACTTAGGGGATGAAGAGATCCAGAGCTATGCTGTTGAAATGCTGAAAGACCAGGAACAGGTAAGACAGATTTCTTCTGAAGTAGCCATGGCTAAACTTAAAGATGTAATCCTTGAGAAAGCAGACAAGAAAGAAACTGTGATCTCTCACGATGAATTCTTGGAAGAACTTAAAAAATAA
- a CDS encoding TonB-dependent receptor, giving the protein MKLIYGLLLVCFGLVFINAQKTYSVEGTVKDMHDKTPLVNAEIILGKYSSKTDAKGRFSFGAIPAGTYTLLAKHPDCHDYTENVNVNGNLQLAITLEHHIEEIETVTVHGSHKNNGSMVVKTLDKTDISRNITENLGNMLTNISGVNALKTGNNISKPIIHGLYGSRVSIINDGVRLAEQEWGVEHAPNVDVNNFEHIDVIKGASALKYGSGAVGGVVVLQPQILPRKDTIMGAVSLSGISNGRGASLNVKLAKTWKDGWAVKTNGSFKKLGDLQTADYGLMNTGVQNYGFNFGVQKMNFDRGFSFDYYLTDNSIGILRSSHVGSAEDLYEALSSQQPIYKRKFSYDIDNPRQEIEHHIAKISVYQRFGDFGKLTATYSFQYNHRKEYDIRRTEALSKKPGLDLELITNDLNINHLIEREKWSLETGIDAGYQNNYSNPQTEARRLIPNYDRYYAGIYSVYKYKILPKLEVEVGGRYDFDRYDVTKWYDLSDWNKLYANDYKDFVVRINQNRILTRPQLNYNNISANAGIVYRPADNFSLKFNYARVARSPNIAELFADGLHHSAAIIEKGDMRMKNEMGDQFNLIADARINLLQGLNISVNPYFFHTKNFINQIPTGYQNTQWGGDFVVYSYQQIDAKMYGIDVDAQLKISDHLTYKGNASYVYGQDLTHQVPLILMMPPNINNTLEYHNEKWKNFYFNVSNNTLLKQTRFPVYNILITRYDSDGNSFKQSVDISTPPDGYSLWNLQTGVNLSKNFGIDFSVRNVFNKTYRDYLNRLRFFSDEMGRNFILTLKYQF; this is encoded by the coding sequence ATGAAACTGATATACGGTTTATTGCTGGTCTGCTTCGGATTGGTATTCATAAACGCACAAAAAACATACAGTGTGGAAGGGACGGTCAAAGATATGCACGATAAGACCCCCCTTGTTAATGCTGAAATCATTCTTGGCAAATACAGTTCGAAAACCGATGCTAAAGGAAGGTTTTCGTTCGGTGCAATTCCTGCCGGGACCTATACTTTGCTGGCGAAACATCCGGACTGCCATGATTACACTGAAAATGTAAATGTAAACGGAAACCTCCAGCTTGCCATAACACTTGAACATCATATTGAGGAAATCGAAACGGTGACCGTGCATGGCAGCCATAAGAATAATGGCAGCATGGTAGTGAAAACGCTCGACAAAACGGATATATCCAGGAATATTACGGAAAACCTCGGTAATATGCTTACCAATATATCCGGCGTCAATGCCCTTAAAACAGGGAATAATATTTCCAAGCCCATTATCCATGGCCTTTATGGCAGTAGGGTATCCATCATTAATGATGGCGTAAGGCTTGCTGAGCAGGAATGGGGTGTGGAGCATGCTCCCAATGTAGACGTCAACAACTTTGAGCATATTGATGTGATCAAAGGGGCATCTGCACTTAAATACGGCAGCGGTGCTGTGGGTGGAGTAGTCGTACTTCAGCCTCAGATCCTTCCCCGTAAAGATACCATTATGGGTGCGGTCTCGTTATCGGGAATCAGCAATGGGCGCGGTGCCAGTCTTAATGTGAAACTGGCTAAAACATGGAAAGATGGCTGGGCAGTGAAAACCAACGGAAGCTTTAAAAAACTGGGCGACCTCCAGACGGCCGATTACGGCCTGATGAATACGGGAGTACAGAACTATGGGTTTAATTTTGGGGTACAGAAGATGAACTTTGATAGAGGATTTTCTTTCGACTATTACCTCACAGATAATTCCATCGGGATTTTAAGGAGCTCACATGTAGGGTCTGCAGAAGACCTGTATGAAGCCTTATCTTCGCAGCAGCCTATTTACAAAAGGAAATTTTCCTATGATATCGATAATCCAAGACAGGAGATCGAACATCATATCGCTAAGATTTCCGTGTATCAGAGATTCGGGGATTTCGGAAAACTGACCGCTACCTATAGTTTCCAGTACAACCACAGGAAAGAATATGATATCCGTCGTACGGAAGCCTTAAGCAAAAAACCTGGCCTGGACCTGGAGCTGATTACAAATGACCTTAACATCAACCACCTTATAGAAAGAGAAAAATGGAGCCTTGAAACAGGAATTGATGCAGGGTACCAGAATAATTACTCCAATCCGCAGACTGAAGCACGAAGGCTAATTCCTAATTACGACAGGTATTATGCAGGCATTTATTCTGTCTACAAGTACAAGATATTGCCTAAACTGGAGGTAGAAGTTGGCGGAAGATATGATTTCGACCGTTACGATGTGACCAAATGGTATGACCTGTCAGACTGGAATAAGCTGTATGCGAATGATTACAAGGATTTTGTAGTGCGGATCAACCAGAACAGGATTCTGACCAGGCCGCAGCTGAATTATAACAATATTTCAGCGAATGCAGGGATCGTTTACCGCCCGGCAGATAACTTCAGCCTTAAATTCAATTATGCAAGAGTGGCAAGGTCTCCGAATATTGCAGAACTTTTTGCAGACGGGCTTCACCATTCCGCAGCAATCATAGAGAAAGGGGATATGCGGATGAAAAATGAGATGGGAGATCAGTTCAACCTTATTGCAGATGCAAGGATCAATCTTCTGCAGGGGCTGAATATCTCCGTAAACCCTTATTTCTTTCATACTAAAAACTTCATCAATCAGATTCCTACGGGGTACCAGAATACCCAATGGGGAGGGGATTTTGTCGTTTACTCATATCAGCAGATCGACGCGAAGATGTACGGGATTGATGTGGATGCACAGCTGAAGATCTCGGATCATCTTACTTATAAAGGAAATGCCTCGTATGTATACGGACAGGACCTTACCCATCAGGTTCCTCTTATTCTTATGATGCCTCCCAACATTAACAATACCCTGGAGTATCATAACGAAAAATGGAAGAACTTTTATTTCAATGTGAGCAACAATACGCTCCTGAAACAGACCAGGTTTCCGGTCTACAACATCCTGATCACAAGGTATGATTCAGACGGGAACTCGTTCAAGCAGAGTGTGGATATTTCCACTCCTCCGGACGGATATTCGCTCTGGAACCTCCAGACAGGGGTCAATCTGTCTAAAAATTTCGGGATTGATTTTTCAGTCCGCAATGTTTTCAACAAAACCTATAGAGACTATCTCAATAGGTTACGGTTCTTCTCCGACGAAATGGGGAGAAATTTTATTTTAACGCTTAAATATCAATTTTAA
- a CDS encoding ABC-F family ATP-binding cassette domain-containing protein yields MLSVQGLGLHHSGNYLFQNVNFTIKKDDKVGLVGKNGAGKSTLLKMLSGEISFYEGNVVPEGNVTIGFLKQDLDFVKGRTVWAETMQAFEQINAWKNELEEVNHQMVTRTDYESDSYTDLINRMTELNDLLMNHDAYNLEGDMEKVLFGLGFKADDFQKITDEFSGGWRMRIELAKLLLQKNDIMLLDEPTNHLDMESIIWLENFLKDYPGAIVLVSHDKQFMTAVCNRTFDINNKKVDDYKANYSKYLIMREDRREKLIQAKKNQDAEIKQMEDNINKFRASATKASFAQSLIKKLDKIERIEVDNEDVSKFNIRFVQSVVPGKVIFEAENLGKAYGEKQIFDNVDFMVQRGDRIALLGQNGQGKTTLAKILAGDIKDYSGSWNLGHNVNIGYFAQNQEEVLTPNKTVQEEAEDAATEETRPRVRDLLGSFLFQGEAVNKKTKVLSGGERNRLALCKLLLRPFNTLIMDEPTNHLDIQSKEIIKLALQKFEGTLIVISHDREFLQGLCDKIYEFRDGKMKEFLGDINEYLEFRQKESIREISAEKAKLHNEVAKPEAKKAEEKPEPVSGQQSAIVSKEQKNIQNKIKKVEEKISELETKVEEFEASFTKENPSEDTLEKYNKTKEELELALQEWEYLGSQLD; encoded by the coding sequence ATGCTTTCGGTTCAAGGTTTAGGATTACATCATTCGGGAAACTATCTGTTTCAAAATGTGAATTTCACCATCAAAAAAGATGATAAAGTAGGATTGGTCGGTAAAAACGGGGCCGGTAAATCCACATTGCTCAAAATGCTCTCCGGAGAAATCAGCTTTTACGAAGGGAATGTTGTTCCGGAAGGGAATGTTACCATCGGTTTCCTGAAGCAGGACCTTGATTTTGTGAAAGGAAGAACGGTTTGGGCTGAAACCATGCAGGCTTTTGAGCAGATCAATGCCTGGAAGAACGAATTGGAAGAAGTGAACCACCAGATGGTGACCAGGACCGATTACGAAAGCGATTCCTATACGGACCTGATCAACAGGATGACAGAACTGAATGATCTTCTGATGAACCATGATGCTTACAACCTGGAGGGCGATATGGAAAAAGTACTCTTCGGTCTTGGTTTCAAAGCAGATGATTTCCAGAAAATCACAGATGAATTTTCCGGAGGCTGGAGGATGAGGATCGAGCTGGCCAAGCTGCTGCTTCAGAAAAATGATATCATGCTTCTCGATGAGCCTACCAACCACCTTGATATGGAATCTATCATCTGGCTTGAAAACTTCCTGAAAGATTATCCCGGTGCCATCGTACTGGTAAGTCACGATAAGCAGTTCATGACGGCCGTATGCAACCGTACCTTTGATATCAACAATAAAAAGGTGGATGATTATAAGGCTAATTATTCCAAATATCTCATCATGCGTGAGGACCGCCGTGAAAAGCTGATTCAGGCCAAAAAGAATCAGGATGCGGAAATCAAGCAGATGGAGGACAACATCAATAAATTCCGTGCAAGCGCAACCAAAGCTTCATTCGCTCAGTCATTGATCAAGAAGCTGGATAAGATCGAGCGTATCGAGGTGGATAACGAAGACGTTTCCAAATTCAACATCCGTTTTGTACAGTCGGTAGTTCCGGGGAAGGTCATCTTTGAAGCTGAAAACTTAGGGAAGGCCTATGGTGAAAAACAGATTTTTGATAATGTGGATTTTATGGTCCAGCGAGGAGACAGGATTGCACTCCTGGGACAGAACGGGCAGGGGAAAACAACGCTGGCTAAAATCCTTGCAGGAGACATTAAAGATTATTCAGGTTCATGGAACCTTGGCCATAATGTAAATATCGGGTATTTTGCCCAGAACCAGGAAGAAGTTTTAACTCCGAATAAAACCGTTCAGGAAGAAGCGGAAGATGCTGCAACGGAAGAAACAAGGCCTAGAGTACGGGATTTATTAGGATCTTTCCTGTTCCAGGGTGAAGCGGTCAATAAAAAGACGAAAGTGCTTTCCGGAGGAGAAAGAAACCGTCTGGCACTTTGTAAACTGCTGTTGCGTCCTTTCAATACGTTGATCATGGACGAACCTACCAACCACCTGGATATCCAGTCCAAAGAAATCATCAAGCTGGCTTTACAGAAATTTGAAGGGACACTCATCGTGATTTCTCACGACAGGGAATTCCTGCAAGGGCTTTGTGACAAGATTTATGAGTTCCGTGACGGAAAGATGAAGGAATTCTTAGGGGATATCAATGAATACCTTGAATTCAGGCAGAAGGAATCGATCCGCGAAATTTCGGCGGAAAAAGCAAAGCTTCACAATGAAGTTGCTAAACCGGAGGCTAAAAAAGCGGAAGAGAAGCCTGAACCGGTTTCCGGTCAGCAATCAGCTATAGTCAGTAAAGAACAGAAGAACATTCAGAATAAAATTAAAAAAGTAGAAGAGAAAATTTCTGAACTTGAAACAAAAGTGGAAGAGTTTGAAGCGTCTTTTACCAAAGAAAACCCTTCTGAAGATACGCTGGAAAAATATAATAAGACAAAAGAAGAGCTTGAACTGGCTTTACAGGAGTGGGAATACCTCGGCTCGCAGCTGGATTAA
- a CDS encoding T6SS phospholipase effector Tle1-like catalytic domain-containing protein: protein MKNNIISIGIFFDGTGNNGINAGSPVKPAKNNESYYGCPTNIYKLFGLFQGDEKIYVEGIGTVTGAEDSDFAMAICKNPKGFQGYSCDDKLAAASAFVTEKLHGLSQEYHFYIYGFSRGAMLARTFCNQLMQSAPQYGKTIRTKFLGVFDTVESAPFNTYDVTVNEAVEAGLHICAVNECRYFFPLTGFFEDSKDKADSEFRATQGVLREIFVPGVHADIGGGYLEGSQSVYISGEHITSNDVVYYVENIRNTAKDSSGNKLWNYSLKNYEIDEGTFFSQAYIIKNKVYNDLSKIYGLLMLEETNNITAVFSTGFSDSDFAIDGMRHPYLSELSEELRRYMKLFPSGPKPVYDFQKLTGYLHVSANFGLYKSMSAENTEVDAELINNGLNMPSNAKGYHVDSVDSVIHSDLLLSEDSVIDYALGTNIPNNSDWNRTILIKENFYNKC from the coding sequence ATGAAGAACAATATTATTTCTATCGGTATTTTTTTCGACGGGACAGGAAACAACGGAATCAATGCCGGCTCCCCGGTAAAGCCGGCTAAAAACAATGAAAGCTATTACGGCTGTCCTACAAATATTTACAAACTTTTCGGGCTGTTCCAGGGTGATGAAAAAATATATGTTGAAGGAATCGGAACCGTAACCGGTGCTGAAGACAGTGATTTTGCCATGGCCATCTGTAAAAACCCGAAAGGTTTCCAGGGCTATTCCTGCGATGACAAACTCGCGGCAGCCTCGGCTTTTGTAACAGAAAAACTCCATGGACTTTCTCAGGAATACCATTTTTACATTTACGGATTCAGCCGAGGTGCCATGCTTGCCAGGACTTTCTGTAACCAATTGATGCAGTCGGCTCCACAGTATGGAAAAACAATCCGGACTAAATTTTTAGGAGTTTTCGATACGGTGGAATCAGCTCCGTTCAATACTTATGATGTCACGGTAAATGAAGCTGTTGAGGCCGGATTGCACATCTGTGCAGTAAACGAATGCAGATACTTTTTCCCACTTACAGGCTTTTTTGAAGATTCAAAAGATAAAGCAGATTCTGAATTCCGTGCCACGCAGGGTGTTCTCAGGGAGATTTTTGTTCCAGGCGTACATGCCGATATTGGAGGAGGCTATCTTGAGGGGTCGCAGTCCGTTTATATTTCAGGAGAACATATCACCAGTAATGATGTGGTGTATTACGTGGAAAACATCAGGAATACCGCTAAAGACTCATCCGGGAATAAATTATGGAACTATTCGCTGAAAAATTATGAAATTGATGAAGGTACCTTTTTTTCACAGGCTTACATCATTAAAAACAAGGTATATAACGACCTCTCAAAAATATACGGTCTGCTGATGCTGGAAGAGACCAATAATATTACTGCGGTTTTCAGCACCGGTTTCAGCGATTCCGATTTTGCCATTGATGGCATGAGGCACCCTTACTTGTCTGAACTGTCCGAAGAATTGCGCCGGTACATGAAGCTTTTTCCTTCCGGTCCTAAACCAGTATATGACTTTCAGAAATTAACCGGTTACCTGCATGTTTCTGCCAACTTTGGCCTTTACAAAAGCATGTCAGCAGAAAATACAGAAGTGGATGCAGAACTCATCAACAATGGGCTCAACATGCCGAGCAATGCCAAAGGCTACCATGTGGATTCGGTAGATTCGGTAATACATTCAGATCTCCTGCTATCGGAAGATTCTGTCATAGATTATGCATTAGGTACCAATATCCCGAACAACAGCGATTGGAACCGTACGATATTGATAAAGGAAAATTTCTATAACAAATGTTAG